The Leopardus geoffroyi isolate Oge1 chromosome D3, O.geoffroyi_Oge1_pat1.0, whole genome shotgun sequence region agcAGGTGTGTGTACTAATCTTTAGTTTCCAAATCTTAGTTGTAGAAAAAATGGACAATGTTACAGGTGGCATGGAGACATCTCGCCAAACCTATGATGACAAGCTCACAGCAGTGGAAAGCGACCTGAAAAAATTAGGTAATCTGCAACAAGAATGACCCATTAAACTAAATCCTCTAATTCTACATTAAAAGACCAAAGCTCTTTAGAATGACATTGCTATAAACTCACATCCACCCAGAAGGACATTAATTTTTGTGTTGTGTGTTGAGTTTTTCCTCACAATTTAATTTAAAGGCGTCTACGTTTTAAAGTTAAAGAGCAATCTTAGAGTTggattctccccacccccaaaaactACTCCATATGCCAGTTAAAATCTGAAGAccaggcacgcctgggtggctcagtcagctaagcatccaacatcagctcaggtcatgatctcacagttcatgagttcagggcccacgtcaggctctgtgctgacagctaacagcctggagtctgctttggatttcgtgtttccctctctctctctgctcctcccctgcttgtgctcacttgtgcgctctctctctctctctctctctcaaaaataaataagcatttgaaaatctGAAGACTGGggcgtcggggtggctcagtcggttaagcgtcctacttcagctcaggtcatgacctcacagctcgtgagttcaagccccacatcgggctctgtgctgacagctcggagcctggagcctgcttcggattctgtgtccctctctcgctctgtcgctcccctgctcgtgctctgtctctccctctctctcaaaaataaataaacattaaaaaaaatgtttataaaaatctgAAGACCAATCCTGATCAAAAAGTACCACAAATACACTTTAATAAAAGCTCTTTTATAAAATTTCCAGTCAATTCCTATTTGAAATATTCTAAACTGCATTGAAgaattatgaaaattttttttaaatgaaagattccAGTTCTATCCttgaatttttgtttccatttttttggaagGAATTAATGGtaaatttaataaagtttattgcCTTCTTGACACCCTGCCCAGTGCTCTAgaatctggtagaattccctccTTCTTTGAGAAAAGCACTTACAAAGTTAGTACCCTTTCCACTTTTCCAGGACCCAGTTTTAATAGACACGTGGGTTTTACTAACATAGACCATTCTGCATATATCACAAATTTTATATCTGAAATACGCAGTGCATACCAATTAAGTCTCTTTGGGATCTTTGACCTCAAGTGAACATTTCTTCATATCACTAAGTAACAAAACATGTCTTATTCCAGGGGACCAAACTGGGAAGAAAGCTATAAGCACCAACTCAGAACTCTCTACCTTCAGATCAGACATACTGGATCTTCGTCAGCAGCTTCGTGAGATTACAGAGAAAACCAGCAAGAACAAAGACACGCTGGAGAAGTTACAGGCAAGTGGGGATGCGCTGGTGGACAGGCAGAGTCACCTGAAGGAAACTTTGGAGAATAACTCTTTCCTCATCACCACTGTAAACAAAACCCTCCAAGCGTATAATGGCTATGTCACCAATCTACAGCAAGACACCAGCGTGCTGCAGGGCAATCTGCAGAGCCAAATGTACTCTCATAACGTGGTTATTATGAACCTCAACAACCTGAACCTGACCCAGGTGCAGCAGAGGAACCTCATCACTAATCTGCAGCGGTCTGTGGATGACACGAGCCAGGCCATCCAGCGAATCAAGAACGACTTCCAAAATCTGCAGCAGGTTTTCCTTCAAGCCAAGAAGGACACTGATTGGCTGAAGGAGAAAGTGCAGAGTTTACAGACGCTGGCTGCCAATAACTCTGCCTTGGCCAAAGCTAACAACGACACCCTGGAGGATATGAACAGCCAGCTCAGTTCATTCACAGGTCAGATGGACAACATCACCACAGCCTCACAAGCCAATGAGCAGAACCTGAAAGACCTGCAGGACGTACACAAGGATGCGGAGAACAGAACAGCCATCAAGTTCAGCCAGTTGGAGGAACGCTTCCAGCTCTTTGAGACGGATATTGTGAACATCATTAGCAACATCAGTTACACTGCCCACTACCTGCGGACGCTGACCAGCAATCTGAATGAAGTCAGGACGACTTGCACAGATACGCTGACCAAACACACAGATGACCTGACCTCCTTGAATAACACACTGGCCAACATCcgtttggattctgtttctctcaggATGCAACAAGACATGATGAGGTCAAGGTTAGATACTGAAGTAGCCAACTTATCGGTAATTATGGAAGAAATGAAGCTGGTAGACTCCAAGCATGGTCAGCTCATCAAGAATTTTACAATACTACAAGGTAAGTgaaaattctgaatttatttgtgtTAGTTATTGATTGCTATATAACAAACGACCCTAAAAGCTggcaacttaaaacaataaacacttGCTATCTCACCATTTCTGTAGGTTAGGAATTCAGGAGTGGCTTAGCTGGGGGATTCTCACTCAGTATCTTTCATAAGGTTGTGTCAAAATATTGGCAAGGGCTGCAGTCATCTCAAAACCTTAACTGGGGCTGAGAATCTGCTTTCAAGATGACTCACGTACATGGTttttggcaggaggcctcagttcctcacaaCGTGAAGTTGCTTGAGTGTTCTCACAATATGGCAGCTGGCACCTCCAGAGCAGGTGAtccaagagaaaacacaaagagaagtcacatgccttttatgacctagcctcagaagtcacatacCATCACTTCCACCATAATCTGATAAATCACTAAGTCCAACCCGGGGAGATTAAGCTCCACATCTTGAAAAAAGTTTTAACTATGAATTTGTGGTCAGTGGTCAAAGACAgtccattaaatatttgt contains the following coding sequences:
- the COLEC12 gene encoding collectin-12; this encodes MKDDFAEEEEVQSFGYKRFGIQEGTQCTKCKNNWALKFSIILLYILCALLTITVAILGYKVVEKMDNVTGGMETSRQTYDDKLTAVESDLKKLGDQTGKKAISTNSELSTFRSDILDLRQQLREITEKTSKNKDTLEKLQASGDALVDRQSHLKETLENNSFLITTVNKTLQAYNGYVTNLQQDTSVLQGNLQSQMYSHNVVIMNLNNLNLTQVQQRNLITNLQRSVDDTSQAIQRIKNDFQNLQQVFLQAKKDTDWLKEKVQSLQTLAANNSALAKANNDTLEDMNSQLSSFTGQMDNITTASQANEQNLKDLQDVHKDAENRTAIKFSQLEERFQLFETDIVNIISNISYTAHYLRTLTSNLNEVRTTCTDTLTKHTDDLTSLNNTLANIRLDSVSLRMQQDMMRSRLDTEVANLSVIMEEMKLVDSKHGQLIKNFTILQGPPGPRGPKGDRGQQGPPGPTGNKGQKGEKGEPGPPGPAGERGPIGPVGPPGERGGKGSKGLQGPKGSRGSPGKPGPQGPSGDPGPAGPPGKDGLPGPQGPPGFQGLQGTVGEPGVPGPRGLPGLPGVPGMPGPKGPPGPPGPSGAAMPLALQNEPTSAPEANGCPPHWKNFTDKCYYFSVEKDIFEDAKLFCEDKSSHLVFINTREEQQWIKKQIVGRDSHWIGLTDSEHENEWKWLDGTSPEYKNWKAGQPDNWGHGHGPGEDCAGLIYAGQWNDFQCEDINNFICEKDRETVPPSAL